A stretch of Lathyrus oleraceus cultivar Zhongwan6 chromosome 6, CAAS_Psat_ZW6_1.0, whole genome shotgun sequence DNA encodes these proteins:
- the LOC127097080 gene encoding RHOMBOID-like protein 1 encodes MLSELLTNWKMHTHKFDEMLILVVIIVLDLALGTFPFGSNFSNIGGFTSGFLLGFVILTRRQHHWLNLNKSNTSQKQESYQYALRIISFVLLSVGLVGGGVLFFKGVDLNDYCSWCHYITCAPPSCKPGYISCEDYQIGNKLNVTCLNNGISGIFSLSNRNPDEQAEELCYRLCGK; translated from the exons ATGCTATCAGAGCTTTTAACAAATTGGAAAATGCATACTCATAAG TTTGATGAGATGTTGATTCTTGTTGTGATCATTGTTTTGGACTTAGCTCTTGGAACTTTTCCATTTGGAAGTAATTTTAGTAACATTGGAGGGTTTACATCAGGATTTCTTCTTGGATTTGTCATTTTGACTCGCCGTCAGCATCATTGGCTTAATCTAAACAAGTCTAATACTTCCCAGAAGCAAGAATCTTATCAATATGCGCTTCGGATTATCTCTTTTGTGCTACTTAGTGTTGG ATTGGTCGGCGGCGGCGTCTTGTTCTTTAAAGGGGTGGACTTGAATGATTACTGCTCTTGGTGCCATTATATAACCTGTGCCCCTCCGAGCTGTAAACCAGGCTACATTTCTTGTGAG GATTACCAGATCGGAAACAAACTTAACGTGACATGTTTGAACAATGGAATAAGTGGCATTTTTTCTCTGTCAAACCGTAACCCTGACGAGCAGGCTGAAGAACTCTGTTATCGCCTTTGCGGTAAATAA